ACATTTTGCGCTGCTGCGCGGTATAGACAGCGATCTGGTTATAGCCAATTTTTTTAAGTAAACTTGCTATTTCAGCGCCATACCTCCCTACATGACTCGCTTCATGGGCATCTGAGCTTATTGTCACCGGGATATTTAGTTCAAAGCATCGAGCAATTATTCTTTCCTCCGGATAAACTTCTGCAACCGGTTTGTGCAAACCTGCGCTGTTTATTTCCACTGTCAAATCACTCTGCTTGATGGCCCTTAGTACCGGCTCGACCCAGCCCATAATATCCTGCTTTGGTCTGAAATTAAAAATTTTAATTAAATCCAAATGTCCAACTATTTGAAACAACCCCGATTGAGCAGCCTTGGTTAAAGTTTCAAAGTAGACCCTGTGCAACTCATCTACATCCCAATCTTGATAGCGGTGAATGTAATCGGGAACATCAAAGGGCCAGTCAGCAATATTATGGACAGACCCGATCACA
This region of Zhaonella formicivorans genomic DNA includes:
- a CDS encoding histidinol-phosphatase HisJ family protein, whose product is MLVDLHTHPVAHGSGSYELEHLIAFLTKAREKGIGVIGFSDHDRYLERINFDIKNQLNSYYPELQVRIGLEVDYFPEKELKLRQLLGQYQFDYVIGSVHNIADWPFDVPDYIHRYQDWDVDELHRVYFETLTKAAQSGLFQIVGHLDLIKIFNFRPKQDIMGWVEPVLRAIKQSDLTVEINSAGLHKPVAEVYPEERIIARCFELNIPVTISSDAHEASHVGRYGAEIASLLKKIGYNQIAVYTAQQRKMLPL